GCCGCTTGAAAAGCTGTGGTCGCCTCCCTATGTCTACGATACCAGCCTGACTTTGATCGAAATTGACCAGGGGCATTACAGGATCAAGCTCGAAAGCGATATTTCTCATCGAAAGGACGGAGAACTGAACAAAAATTAAGAAATGAGGTTTTTAAATAGATGAGGAAAAAATTCTTCATATTCGTCGCGAAGAAAAGAAGTATCACGAAAGCTTTTATGAAAATAACAGACTGTTTAAAGAAGGATCCTGGCTTCATAAGCCTGTCCAGTCTGTGCTGGACTGTATGAGCCATTTTGATCAAAGGGAAGAGATAAAGATTCTTGATTTAGGGAGCGGGGTGGGCAGAAACAGCATTCCTCTCGCAGAAAAAATCAAAAAAGGGCAAGTCGTTTGCGTGGACATTCTAGGGCACTCGTTACGAATGCTAAAAGAGTACAGCAAGGATTACGGAGTAGGAGAAAAGATCAGAACGATTCAAGCGGATATCGGCGATTTTCCAATCGATCCGAACGAATATGATTTCATTGTTTCCGTATCGGCACTAGAGCATATGAAAACGGAAAAAGATTTTGACCGTATGCTACATAAAATGAAACTTGGTACAAAGCCTGATGGTATCCACTGCTTTGTTATCAATTCGCAGGTAGAAGAAATCGATGCGGAAACAAATACACCACTCGATGCATTTTTTGAAATTAATTTGCCAACAAATAATATGATAGGAAAATTAAAATCTGCCTATCGTGACTGGGAAGTTAAACAGCTCGACGTAAAACCGTTATCCTTCGATATAACGCGAAACAATCAATTCATACATATAAAAACAAATGCGATCACCTTTATAGCTTATAACAACAAATTAGAGAGCCTTTAATCAGGCTCTTTTTATACCCAATACAAACCAAAACGTTTCACTGTACACTTTATATCAAAATATGCTATTTTAATATCAGGTTTACCAACAAAGGAGGAAAGAATCCATGTTGTTTCATCCTATGGATATTTTGATATTTATCGCATTCGGGCTTTCACTCTGGGCGCAGTTTAGGGTAAAGGGCAGCTTTAACCGCTGGACGAAAGTGAATGCGTCAAGCGGGATGACTGGAGCAGAGGTTGCCCGCAGGCTGTTGGATGATGCAGGGCTTTATGACGTTCCTGTTGAGGCGGTACGGGGGACTTTGACCGACCATTATGATCCGATGAAGAAAGTTATCCGTTTGTCAGAGCCTGTGTATGGCGGGACATCCATCTCAGCGGTTTCGGTTGCTTCTCACGAGGTAGGTCACGCGATGCAGCACAAAGAGAGCTACCCCGCATTGAAGTTCCGGCATTTCATGTTCCCTGCAGTCAATTTTAGCTCAGGCATTGCTCCGCTCTTGCTTATTGGCGGGTTTTTATTGCAATCGACGAATTTAATTGGCATCGGGATCATCTTATTTTCGATAGCGGTTGCGTTTCAGCTCATCACCCTGCCTGTTGAGTTTAACGCATCAAGCCGGGCAAAAAAACTGATGGTCGCTGATGGCTTTATTGCAGGACCGGAAGAAGAGCGCGGAGTGAGCAAGGTACTTGGTGCCGCTGCACTCACATATGTAGCCGCCGCATTGATTTCACTTTTGGAGCTCTTGAAGTTCATCTTCATATTCTTCAATCAACAATCGGAGGAATAATAACAACACGCCAAGAAGTTTTCGTCTTCTCGGCTTTTTTTATTTTGCGGTTTTTTCACCCATAAATCACTCATCTGCGCCATAGGATATTATATCAATCCGAAATGCTAAGGAGCGGATGAGTATTAGCAAAAAAGAAATATATTTACTGGCCTTTAGCGTTATCATGATTGTATTGGCATCCGGGACGGCAATTTTATTTTCTGTTTCCTTTATGAAGCTTTTTTTTGGCAGCAGTATTCTTTACCTATTCCTGGCGGTAGTCTACTATTGGGTCGACAGTCGTGGGTACTGGAATAACTTGGGGCGGATCCGTAGAACCTTTTATCTGTTGTTTTTGATTTTGATCTCAGTCGGTTTTATGACAGAAAGCATTTCGTATCTTAATTGGCAGCAGGTGATTACCTTTGTTGCGATGGCTGTTTTTGCCGATTTGGCTATTTTTCAAACTCCTCACATTCTTAGTATTTGGAATACAGTGTTTGTCCAGGAGAATGAAGTTCGCGATGCTTTAAAGGAGAGCAGGCAAACGATCCTCATGAATGCGAAAAAGGCTGAGAAATTTTCAGAGGTTATTCAGAATACGGATATCCATTTTGATGAAATGCCTTTTCCTGTTTCCGGGAAAGAATACGAGCAGCAGATGGAGGAATATATCTGTTTGTACAGCGGTGTTTTTGGATTTGCAATTACTATTTTTCTCTTTCCTGTTCTTGAGAGCAAGAAGGAGAAAGAATTGCACATTGACAAAACTTTGAAGAACATCAGCATAAGGCATGCCCATCAAATGACAGAGGATGACAGAGAACAATTGGCTGTTGAATTGTCCGAAGGGCAAATACAAGTGCTGCAAGAGGATCGGTTGATCGCAATTCCTTATTTCGGGAACTATTACAGCATAATTGTAACAGTAGAAGCGAAAGATGTCGCTGTTGATCCGATTGACGCCTCCCACGTCTCGAGCCTGCTTTATATTTTCGATTGGTATATGGAAGGAATCGATTGATCAATAGGTATTCAGAGGATACAATGCATCCATTTGCAAATATACTATATTAGAAATGCGATATATAAGGGGGAGCGAGGTTGGGATTAAAACGAAATAAAAAACGCAAAAGCAACCAGCCGCACACGAAGCAGGGAGATTGGGGCTTTAAAACAATAACAAAAAAAATAGAAAAAGCACTCGGGACTCTTGATAAGAAATATTGATTACCAGAAAAAAGGCCTATTTTAATCTGGCCTTTTT
This window of the Bacillus gobiensis genome carries:
- a CDS encoding zinc metallopeptidase, translating into MLFHPMDILIFIAFGLSLWAQFRVKGSFNRWTKVNASSGMTGAEVARRLLDDAGLYDVPVEAVRGTLTDHYDPMKKVIRLSEPVYGGTSISAVSVASHEVGHAMQHKESYPALKFRHFMFPAVNFSSGIAPLLLIGGFLLQSTNLIGIGIILFSIAVAFQLITLPVEFNASSRAKKLMVADGFIAGPEEERGVSKVLGAAALTYVAAALISLLELLKFIFIFFNQQSEE
- a CDS encoding type II toxin-antitoxin system SpoIISA family toxin, translated to MSISKKEIYLLAFSVIMIVLASGTAILFSVSFMKLFFGSSILYLFLAVVYYWVDSRGYWNNLGRIRRTFYLLFLILISVGFMTESISYLNWQQVITFVAMAVFADLAIFQTPHILSIWNTVFVQENEVRDALKESRQTILMNAKKAEKFSEVIQNTDIHFDEMPFPVSGKEYEQQMEEYICLYSGVFGFAITIFLFPVLESKKEKELHIDKTLKNISIRHAHQMTEDDREQLAVELSEGQIQVLQEDRLIAIPYFGNYYSIIVTVEAKDVAVDPIDASHVSSLLYIFDWYMEGID
- a CDS encoding class I SAM-dependent methyltransferase; this encodes MDEEKILHIRREEKKYHESFYENNRLFKEGSWLHKPVQSVLDCMSHFDQREEIKILDLGSGVGRNSIPLAEKIKKGQVVCVDILGHSLRMLKEYSKDYGVGEKIRTIQADIGDFPIDPNEYDFIVSVSALEHMKTEKDFDRMLHKMKLGTKPDGIHCFVINSQVEEIDAETNTPLDAFFEINLPTNNMIGKLKSAYRDWEVKQLDVKPLSFDITRNNQFIHIKTNAITFIAYNNKLESL